A single window of Fervidicoccus fontis Kam940 DNA harbors:
- the tsaA gene encoding tRNA (N6-threonylcarbamoyladenosine(37)-N6)-methyltransferase TrmO yields MEEICLKPIGFVRHEKDEELRRRWEGVEGEIEILPEYEEGLKGIEGFSHIILIAYLHLVEGEKRRVLKVKPRRLRNFGISIDDLPEVGVFSSDSPHRPNPIAISIVKLKGVQGRVLEVEGLDLYSGTPILDIKPYGYERRIEEIRVPWWSDEVKRRVEEKMGREKKRGKADESPDLHP; encoded by the coding sequence TTGGAAGAAATATGCTTGAAGCCGATCGGATTTGTGAGACATGAGAAGGATGAGGAGCTGAGGAGGAGGTGGGAAGGTGTTGAGGGCGAAATAGAGATACTTCCCGAGTATGAGGAGGGCTTGAAGGGAATAGAGGGCTTTTCCCACATAATCCTTATAGCCTACCTTCATTTAGTAGAGGGAGAGAAGAGGAGAGTCCTGAAGGTGAAGCCGAGAAGGCTAAGAAATTTTGGAATAAGCATAGATGACCTCCCTGAAGTTGGGGTCTTCTCTTCCGATAGCCCTCACAGGCCGAATCCTATAGCTATTTCAATCGTGAAGCTTAAGGGAGTCCAGGGAAGGGTTTTAGAAGTTGAGGGCCTCGATCTATACAGCGGCACCCCCATCCTCGACATAAAGCCTTACGGATATGAAAGGAGGATAGAAGAGATAAGGGTTCCGTGGTGGTCAGATGAGGTGAAGAGAAGAGTCGAGGAGAAAATGGGAAGGGAAAAAAAGAGAGGGAAAGCGGATGAAAGCCCTGATCTTCACCCGTAG